The following DNA comes from Arcobacter cloacae.
TAACTCTTGCAGTAAATCTTCCTTTTGGAGCAACATCGAAGAATAAATCCCCTCTTCCATTATCTTCAATAATGGCATTTTTTACAAACTTTTTGATATTTATCATACTTCAAACATCCTTTCTAATGCTACTTTAGCCCACTTTGCAGTTTCATCACTTACAAAAATTTCATTCTCTTTTGAAATATTATCATCTTTTATAGATTTCAAAGTTTTATAAACATCTTCAAGTGTTGTTTCATTCATAGTTGGACATTCAGGTTTTGTAGAACTTAAAATATATGTATTTTTTGTTCTTAATCTATTTACCATATTAAACTCTGTTCCAACTGCTACTTTTTGATTTTCATCCAAACCTTTTATATATGTTATTAATTGTGAAGTCGAACCAACAAAATCAGCAACATCACAAACACTAGGGTCACACTCAGGATGAACAGCAATTAAAATATCAGGGAATTTATTTCTATAAAACTCCACATCTTCTACAGTAAATTGTTGATGAACTGAACAAAAACCGTTATAACAGATAATATCAGCCTCTTTTAAATCACTTCCATCACCAACAACAGCAGATTTTAGATTTAATGATTTTGCAAAATTTTGCCCCAAACATCTATCAGGCACAAAAAATATTTTTTTACCTGATTGTAAACCTTTTTCTATAATTTTATAAGCATTTGAAGATGTACAAACCATACCACCCATTTCTCCAACTTTTGCTTTTACTGCTGCACTTGAGTTTATATATGTAATTGGTAAGATATTTTCACTAGGAATTCCTGCTTCATTTATCTTTTTTAGATTTTGCTCATAATATCCCTCATCAATCATTCTTGCCATTGCACAACAAGCGATTTTTGGCATCAAAACTCTTTTTTGTGGACTCATAACTTTTACGCTTTCACCCATAAAACCAACTCCACAAAAAACAACAAATTTTGAATCAGTCAACATCACTTTTTTTGCCAATTCCAATGAATCCCCAGTAATATCAGCTAACTCAAAAACTTCATCTCTTTGATAAAAGTGTGCTACTAAAGTAACATCTAACTCTTCTTTTAGTTTTAATATCTCTTCTTTTAAATTCAAATATAAACCTTGTATTTTTATTAAATGTGAATATAACAAAATTTTAGTTATAATCTCATTTAATTCAATAACATAGGGTTCTTAAAATAGAACCATTTAAAAGGTAATAAATGGATTTTTTCTCAAATACAAACGTTTTATTTTTTATTGCAGCTTATCTAATAGGCTCTATTCCTTTTGGTTCTATCTTAGCAAAAACTTTCGCAGGTGTTGATATAAAAACACAAGGAAGCAAAAGCATCGGAGCTACAAATGTTTTAAGAGTAGTAAAAGAGACAAACCCAAAACTTGCAAAAAAACTAGGAATTGCTACAGTTTTACTAGATGCATTAAAAGGAACAGTTGTATTACTTGCAGGTTTATATTATGGAGTTAGTGATTCTACACTTTGGGCTATTGCTGTTCTTGCTGTTTTAGGGCATTGTTATTCTATATATTTAGGTCTTGAAGGTGGAAAAGGTGTTGCTACAGGACTTGGTGTTTATATAGTTCTTATTCCAATTCCTACAATCATCGGTGCTGTTTTTTGGATAGTTTGTGCAAAAGTTTTAAAAATCTCATCTTTATCTTCACTTTTAGGACTTTTAGCTGTAATTGTAAGTGCAACATTTTTAAATGATGGCTTAAATATAGGCTCAAATGTTCCTATGTATCTAATAGCATTTATCATCTTTTACAAACATATTCCAAATATAGTAAGAATCATAAAAGGTGAGGAGAAAAAAGTTATATGAAGATAGAAATATCAAATTTAACTTTTAAATGTATCATTGGAATACTAGATTTTGAGCGAATCAAAAAACAAAAAGTAGTTATAAATCTATCATTTGAATACAACTTTTCAAATGATGATTTTATAAACTATGCAACTGTGGCAGAACTAGTAGAAAAAACTATGAAAAAAGAGAAGTTTTTACTCCTTGAAGATGCTATTTTACACTTAGAAACTCTTTTAAATAATAGTTACAACATAAGCAACCTAAAAATCAAAATCTCAAAACCAAATATTTTAAAAAACTGTGTAGTAAGTCTAGAAAATTAAACTAGGAATTAGTAATCCGAAACTTGTTTTGAACTAACAAACAAAATACAAGACAAAAATAGTCCCAAATTTCCCTTACAATAGCATTTGCACAGCATTAATAGTTTGTTAATTAAAAGTTAACTTAAATTAACAGTTAATTAACACTGAAAATAACATTTTAAGAAAACTTTAAAATTTAGTGCTGTAGAATGGTCGCAACGGTATGTCGGAAAAGGTTTAAAACCTAGGTTTTAGATGAGTTCGCGCGCTCCGATAGACTGAATAAAGATTTCGAAATTTTAGGAGAACAAATGAAAAAAATCGCAAAATTAAGTTTAGTAGCTGCTGTTGCAGTAGCTGGTTTCTCAACTGCTAATGCTCAACCATTAGAAGAAGCAATCAAAAATGTAGAAGTATCTGGATCTGTTGTTTACAGATATAATGATGAAAATAACGATACTGCTGTTGATAAAAATTCAGATACAAACAACAATTATAAAGTTGCTTTAAATCTTTCTTCAAAAGTAAATGAAGATGTAAAATTTAATTCTAGATTTGTAATAGCTAAACCAAACGGTTCTGATTCAGATTTTGCAAAATTAAATACGCAAACTGAAGCTGATGCAAATCCTGAAGTAAGATTATCTCATGCATATTTTGGTTATACTGGAATTGCAAATACTACTGTTAATGTTGGTAAACAAGGTTTAACAACTCCATGGACTGTAGCTATTGACTCTGACGGTGGAGAGCAAAATGGTACTGGTATCTTAGCTCTTTCAACAGTAGGACCTGTAACTTTAGCTGCAGCTTATTTCAACCAAACTAATTTAGATACTACGGCTGCAAAAGGTCTTCTAGTTACTGGTAATGTTGGTGCAAATGATATTGTGACTGTTGGGGCTATTGCTGATTTAGATGTTGTTACTTTAGATGCTTGGTACTTAGACTTAGCTGAGACTTTTGATTCTTATACAATTGGTGCAAAAGCTGACTTAGATTTATCAGGAATTAAATTAGGTGTTGATGCAAGATATGCTTCTTTATCTTTAGATGATAGAGCACAAGTTGTATCTGGATTAAAAGAAGACAATTCTATTGCTAAAATTGCATTAACTGCAAAAGCAGGTATCGTAAATGGTAAATTAGCTTATGCTATGACTGATAAAGATGGTGGATTAACAGCATTAGACAATGATGCTAACACAACTTTATTAGGTTGGAATTTAAATGCTAATGGTAAAGCTGATGCTGATTATTGGCAAGCTGTTGTTGGTGTAGATGTGTTATCTAACTTAAATTTATCAGCTAATTATGGAAATATTGAATATAAAGAAGGAACTGATAAAGTAGAAGGAGAAGAAATTTATGCACAATTAACATACAAAATGAGCAAAAACTTATCTACTTATGTTAGATATGGTTTATTAACTATTGATGAAACTTCTGCTGCTGGTGTAAAAAATGAAATTACAGATGGAACAGTTGGAAGATTACAAGTTGAATATACATTCTAATTTTTTTAGAGTATAAAAACTTTTTTCTCACTTCAAAGGGTTGGGGTTTCCCAACCCTTTTTTTATTTAGAAACTTAAAACTTTTTTCAATCCCAAAAATAATACATCCAAAACAAGTTTCGGATTCCTATTAAAATATTTTATGTTATAATTTTGTAGATTTAAAATTAGGAATTATTATGCGTACATTAAATATAAAAATAAAAGATGAATATTTTGATAAATTTGTATCTTTTCTTGAATTATTACCAAAAACAGCTATTAAAATTGAAGAACCAGCTGAAAAAAATAAATTGGATAAGATAAAAAAAGAATTAAAAAATGCAATAGAAGATATAGAAGAGGGGCGTTCTAATATTATAAGAGTTATAAAATGAAAGAATTACAAAATCTTATAATAAAGGATACTGATACATTTAATAAAGCAGTTAAAAATAGTGGCAAAAGCTCTGGATATAGACTTATCTCTTATCTTAAACTTATTGAAAATGAACTTTATTTAATGTTTATCTATGATAAAAGTGAAATTGAAAATATCAATGAAAAAGAAATAGATAAATTTATTTTAGAATTATATAAATAATCGAATAGTCCGAAACAAGTTTCGAATTCCTATTTCTATTAAAATATTTTATGTTATAATAAAAAAATGACAAAAAGGGCTTATATGGTAAGAGAAATTATCAAACCTGTTAGTGAAGTATATAATTTACATATTCCAAAAGAATACATAAATAAAAGAGTGGAAATATTGATTCTACCTTTTTCATATAATGAAAACGATAAAAATATAGAACAGAATGATGATGTTTTAAAAAAAACTTCAGGTATTTTAAAAAATACAAATATAGACCCTTTAAAATGGCAAGAAGAAATAAGAGATGAATGGAATAAATAATCAATATTTAATTGATTCTAATATCATAATATATCACTTAAATGGTGAAGAAATTGCAACAAATTTTTTAAGGGAAAATATTTTAAATTGTTTTATATCAAGAATAACATTTATTGAAGTATTATCTTTTAATTTTTCAATAAATGAAAAAAATGATGTTATTAATCTATTAAATACATTCACAATTATAGATACAAATGAAGATATATCATTGCAATGTTTAAAAAACAGAGAAATAAAAAAGATTAAATTACCCGATAATCTTATAGCATCAACTGCTCAAATCAACAATCTAATATTAGTTACAAGAAATATAAAAGATTTTGAGAATTTGGATATAAAAGTAGTTAATATTTTTTAATTATGGATTTTTTCATTCAGGAACTTGAAACAAGTTTCAGATTCTTAAAAGTAACTATTACTAAAATTTAACCTTATTATGCTAAAATCTTACAAAATTTAAAAAAGGATTTTATCTTGAAAAAAGCAATTCTTTCAACTATTTTATTATTTGGAACTACATCTATTTTTGCTCAAACTACTATGTGTTTCAAAGAAAATCACTCATCTATGAGCACTATTGAAACTACAGCTTTAAACGGTGGGGCATGTGATGGGAAATATTCTATAAATGATATGAAGAAAAAAGGTTGGATTGTTGATGATATCAAAATCTCTCAATCTGCAAATGGTATGAACTTTATCTATATTTTAAAAACTCCTACATCAGCAACTCCTGTTATTACTGGAAATGTATCAGCAAATAGTGAAGAGATGGAAGCTAGAATTTTAGCAAAATTAGAAGAGAAAAAAGTAGCACAAGAAAAAGCAAAAGTTGAAGAAGAGTTAAAAGAAGCAGCTATTGATGCACAAAATCTTTATATTAACAAATGTCAATCTTGCCACGGAACAAATGGTGAAACATCAAAATCAGGTTCAAGAGCATTAAAAGATTTAACAGTTGAACAAATGGAAGAATCAATCAAAGATTACAAACTTGGAAGAATAGACAGAATGAGTGCTACAACAACTGCACCAATTCATACAAATAACCTTGATACAAAAACTATCAAAGGTATTCATCATTATTTAAATAATTTAAATAATAAATAAAAGAATAAGGCTTTGCCTTAGTCTTTCTTTTTTAGCTCTAATCACTCTTTATACATAATTAAAGTATAATTCCTCTTTTTAAAGGATTAGAACTACATGGACGCATACGAATACTCAGAACTATTAAAACTTCTAAATACTAAACTAAACAATATCAAAGGTATACTAAAACCTGATGATTTAAATAAAAGACTAAAAGAAATCGAAGAAGATGAAGCTTCTCAAGACTTTTGGAATAATGTAGAAAATGCTACAAAAATTGGTATTGAAAAAAATAGAATTTTAGGTAAATTAGCCAAATTTAATAAAGCAAATGACTCTTTAAAAGGGACAAATGAACTATATGAAATGGCAAATGATGAAAAAGATGAAGAGACTTTAGAGATGCTTTATGATGAAGCAGAAGAGTTAGAAAAACTTATCAAATCAACTGAAATTTCTGTGATGCTTTCTAATCCTGATGATGCTTCAAATGCAATTGTTTCTATTCATCCAGGAGCTGGAGGAACAGAATCACAAGATTGGGCAAGTATTCTTTATAGAATGTATTTAAGATGGGCGGAGAGAAATGATTTTAAAGTTGAAATTTTAGATTATCAAGCAGGTGATGAAGCTGGGATAAAAGATGTTTCATTTATCATAAAAGGTGAAAATGCTTATGGTTATATGAAAGCTGAAAATGGTATTCACAGACTTGTAAGAATCTCTCCATTTGACTCAAACGCAAAAAGACACACATCTTTTTCATCTGTTATGGTAAGTCCTGAAATTGATGATAATATTAACATTGTGATTGAAGATAAAGATATTAGAATTGATACATATAGAGCAAGTGGAGCTGGTGGACAACACGTAAATAAAACAGAATCAGCTATTAGAATCACTCACATTCCAACTGGAATTGTCGTTCAATGCCAAAATGATAGATCTCAACATAAAAATAAAGATAGTGCATTTAAAATGTTAAAATCAAGACTTTATGAATTTGAGCTTGAAAAACAACAAGCAACAAAAGATGGTGTTGAAAAGAGTGATAATGGATGGGGACATCAAATTAGATCTTACGTACTACAACCATATCAACAAGTAAAAGATAGTAGAAGTAATATTGGTTATTCAAATGTTGATGCTATTTTAGACGGAGATATCACAAAAATCATAGAAGATGTTTTAATAGCAACTGCTAAATAGAGTAATTATTCCCTATTACAAATAGTTTTATAACTACAATAAATACAATTTGATTTATCTTCACATTTAGAAAAAGAGATTTCATCTTTTGAAATCTCTTTTAATTCATCAAACTTTAGACTCAATAAATCAAGTTTTTCATATAGTGCCTCTTCTTTGATTAAAGATGTTTCATTTAAATTATAATAATAGGCTTTTATATTATTTGTTTGAAAAAATTGATTCATAGCAATATAATAAAACTCTAGTTGAAAATCATCACTTTTTTCATAATTCTTTAAAGTATCAACACTTAGAGTTGATGAAGTCTTGTAATCAATAAGTTCATAACTATCCTCATATTTATCAATTCTATCAATTACACCTTTTATCTTAATTCCATTAAATAAACACTCAAAGTTTTTTTCTAATGCAACAATTTTTCTATTTTTCAATCGTTCTTTATCTAATATATAAAAATCATAAAGTTTCTTTTTCCAAATTTCTAAATCTAAAATCAAAAAAGGATTTGTACTTTTGTATTTTGCAAATAATTGCTCGATTTTTTCAAAATTTAAATCTTCTAAATCATTATCTAAAGTATAAAAATCTTCTAAAATCGCATGTATTATTTCACCCAACTCGTAAGCTTTTGGTTTTAAAGATATTGAATGTTCTTTAATTTTTAAAATATACTGTAAATAAAACTTTCTTTTACATTGAAGAAATATCTTAAAAGAAGTGGCTGACCATGTAAATTTTGTTAAATCAATTTTTTCTATAATCTCTTGTTCAAAATAGGATATTTTATGATTATCATATAAAATATGTTTGTAAAAATTGTCATTTGTATCTGTAATAATTCGTTTTTCAAAAAGTTCATTTGCAAATCTTGAAATCTGACTTGTATCAGAATTAACATATGATATAAAAACATTTTTAGATGAATTTACCAATCTTTTATAATAATACTTTTGTAAATTTTCCCTATCAAACTGTGTAGGTAAGTTTGCTAATTGTTTTAGTTTTGTTGATAAAAATTTATCTTTTATTGAAATTTTTGGAATAAATGATTCATTAAAATCACAAATAATTACAGCATCAAACTCTAAAGCCCTTGTCTCTAATAAACCCAAAACTGTAATCTTTCCAGAATTTACATCATCTAAAGTTAATTTTACTAATTTTTGTAAAAATATTTTATATACATCTTTTAATAAAATATTATTTTGTCTTGAAAAAAGAATAATATTTAACTTATATAAAAGTTCATCATACTTTTGTATAAGTTCTATATTTGACTCTTTTGATTTTATAAAATCAGTAATAAATGAAAAATTTTCTTTTGATACAACCTTATTCCATAAATATTTTATTTTTTCATCGACAAATTTTTTATCAATTTTCAAAAACTCTAAATTTGATACATTTTTTATTTCAGCTTCACTTAAATACAAATATATTGCATTTGCAATTTGATAAAGATTTGTATTTTTTATACTTTTCCCCATAGCGTAGTTAAAATATTTCTCATCATCAAATAACTCAATATATGAAGCAAAACTTTCATCAGGTAATACTAATGCTATTTTTGAAGGATTTATACCCTTATTTATACATATTTGTATAGATGATTTTATATATGCAATTTGATTTAATCTTGAAGAAAATCCCTTTGTTTCTAAAAATTCTAATCTATTTATTATAGGTGTTTCTTCTAAAATCTTTTTATTAGTCAAATCTAATTTGTATTTAAAATCTAGTTTTATCTCTAATTTTAAATCTTCAAATACTTCTAATGATTTTTGATTATAAGAATTTGAATAAAAAACAATTTTAAAATCTATTAGTTCTGATATTTTTCTAATCATATCAAACTCTATTTTTGTAAAATAACCTTCAAAATTCAACTCTATTTCATTGAATTTTTTCAAAAAATCTTCATTTATTTTATAATGGTTATTTATGTTTATTCTATCAACATAACTATTTTTTTCCAAAATATTTATATAATTAGTTTTTATTGATTGAAGTATTTGCAAATGCTCTAAATAAAAATCATAAGTATCCACATCTTGTATCTGAGATATTTCAACTTTTTCACTAGATAACTCTAAAAAAAATCTATATATATAATCACTTTGTTTTAGAAATTTTGTAAAATTATCAGAAATACCAAGTTTTTTTATATCTATATTTTTTATTGCCTCATTTAAAAAAAGAACTCTCTGTTCTTCTTCACAATATTTTAAATTAGATAATGTTATGGATTTTTTGAAAAATTCATCAATAGTTAAAGTAGAAGGCAAAAGAGTATTTTCACCCTTTTGCTTAGAAATTAGTTCTCTTATTACTCTTGAAGTAGGAAAAACTAAAAGTTTTTTTTTAAATTGCATTTGTCTTAATATAGATATAGCCTACATTTTCATCAACTTTGAAACTTCCTGTAATAAGCCAGTTATTTTCATCTTTTATTTCTATATCTGAACTAAAAGTTCCATCTGTATTAACAAAATTTTCGTTAGTTAATATAGTATCACTATCAGCAGAAATAGTTTTACTTACAATAATTTCAATTTTAATATCTTTTTTTTCATTAGTTTGTTTATCAGTAACTATAACTTTTAAACTATTTTGCCCAACTTTTAAGATATTTTTATGTTGTGAATATTTTTCTAAAACTCTTTGTGATAGTTTTATATCATCCGTTGTTAATCCAAATTTTACTTCATTAATATAAAATTCAAAATCATATTTAGCTTGAAAAATAGCATTTGATTCCATTATATTATTGTAATTTTCATCAACATCTTGATACTTTTGCATAAAACTTCTATCTTCAATAACAGGAACGCTCATTGCACTTTTAACAGTCCATATAATCATTGAAAAAACAAAACTAAAAATAGCTATAAAAAACAATGGCCAATAATTTCTTTTCATGTTTCTACTTTCTTCTTTTTAATATTGCGTAAGTATATGCTAATAATCCTAAAACTATCAATGTATACATAGTAACTCGCCAAATAGTACTTGATACTTTTCCACTATTTCCAATACTACTTTCAAGTTTTATATTTTTTGAATCAGCCAAAATATCACCAATAGCTGCATAACCATTTAGTGTTGCAGCACTTAC
Coding sequences within:
- the plsY gene encoding glycerol-3-phosphate 1-O-acyltransferase PlsY, with translation MDFFSNTNVLFFIAAYLIGSIPFGSILAKTFAGVDIKTQGSKSIGATNVLRVVKETNPKLAKKLGIATVLLDALKGTVVLLAGLYYGVSDSTLWAIAVLAVLGHCYSIYLGLEGGKGVATGLGVYIVLIPIPTIIGAVFWIVCAKVLKISSLSSLLGLLAVIVSATFLNDGLNIGSNVPMYLIAFIIFYKHIPNIVRIIKGEEKKVI
- a CDS encoding dihydroneopterin aldolase, producing MKIEISNLTFKCIIGILDFERIKKQKVVINLSFEYNFSNDDFINYATVAELVEKTMKKEKFLLLEDAILHLETLLNNSYNISNLKIKISKPNILKNCVVSLEN
- a CDS encoding c-type cytochrome, with the translated sequence MKKAILSTILLFGTTSIFAQTTMCFKENHSSMSTIETTALNGGACDGKYSINDMKKKGWIVDDIKISQSANGMNFIYILKTPTSATPVITGNVSANSEEMEARILAKLEEKKVAQEKAKVEEELKEAAIDAQNLYINKCQSCHGTNGETSKSGSRALKDLTVEQMEESIKDYKLGRIDRMSATTTAPIHTNNLDTKTIKGIHHYLNNLNNK
- the nadA gene encoding quinolinate synthase NadA, which produces MNLKEEILKLKEELDVTLVAHFYQRDEVFELADITGDSLELAKKVMLTDSKFVVFCGVGFMGESVKVMSPQKRVLMPKIACCAMARMIDEGYYEQNLKKINEAGIPSENILPITYINSSAAVKAKVGEMGGMVCTSSNAYKIIEKGLQSGKKIFFVPDRCLGQNFAKSLNLKSAVVGDGSDLKEADIICYNGFCSVHQQFTVEDVEFYRNKFPDILIAVHPECDPSVCDVADFVGSTSQLITYIKGLDENQKVAVGTEFNMVNRLRTKNTYILSSTKPECPTMNETTLEDVYKTLKSIKDDNISKENEIFVSDETAKWAKVALERMFEV
- a CDS encoding PD-(D/E)XK nuclease family protein; translated protein: MQFKKKLLVFPTSRVIRELISKQKGENTLLPSTLTIDEFFKKSITLSNLKYCEEEQRVLFLNEAIKNIDIKKLGISDNFTKFLKQSDYIYRFFLELSSEKVEISQIQDVDTYDFYLEHLQILQSIKTNYINILEKNSYVDRININNHYKINEDFLKKFNEIELNFEGYFTKIEFDMIRKISELIDFKIVFYSNSYNQKSLEVFEDLKLEIKLDFKYKLDLTNKKILEETPIINRLEFLETKGFSSRLNQIAYIKSSIQICINKGINPSKIALVLPDESFASYIELFDDEKYFNYAMGKSIKNTNLYQIANAIYLYLSEAEIKNVSNLEFLKIDKKFVDEKIKYLWNKVVSKENFSFITDFIKSKESNIELIQKYDELLYKLNIILFSRQNNILLKDVYKIFLQKLVKLTLDDVNSGKITVLGLLETRALEFDAVIICDFNESFIPKISIKDKFLSTKLKQLANLPTQFDRENLQKYYYKRLVNSSKNVFISYVNSDTSQISRFANELFEKRIITDTNDNFYKHILYDNHKISYFEQEIIEKIDLTKFTWSATSFKIFLQCKRKFYLQYILKIKEHSISLKPKAYELGEIIHAILEDFYTLDNDLEDLNFEKIEQLFAKYKSTNPFLILDLEIWKKKLYDFYILDKERLKNRKIVALEKNFECLFNGIKIKGVIDRIDKYEDSYELIDYKTSSTLSVDTLKNYEKSDDFQLEFYYIAMNQFFQTNNIKAYYYNLNETSLIKEEALYEKLDLLSLKFDELKEISKDEISFSKCEDKSNCIYCSYKTICNRE
- the prfB gene encoding peptide chain release factor 2, translated to MDAYEYSELLKLLNTKLNNIKGILKPDDLNKRLKEIEEDEASQDFWNNVENATKIGIEKNRILGKLAKFNKANDSLKGTNELYEMANDEKDEETLEMLYDEAEELEKLIKSTEISVMLSNPDDASNAIVSIHPGAGGTESQDWASILYRMYLRWAERNDFKVEILDYQAGDEAGIKDVSFIIKGENAYGYMKAENGIHRLVRISPFDSNAKRHTSFSSVMVSPEIDDNINIVIEDKDIRIDTYRASGAGGQHVNKTESAIRITHIPTGIVVQCQNDRSQHKNKDSAFKMLKSRLYEFELEKQQATKDGVEKSDNGWGHQIRSYVLQPYQQVKDSRSNIGYSNVDAILDGDITKIIEDVLIATAK
- a CDS encoding type II toxin-antitoxin system VapC family toxin translates to MNGINNQYLIDSNIIIYHLNGEEIATNFLRENILNCFISRITFIEVLSFNFSINEKNDVINLLNTFTIIDTNEDISLQCLKNREIKKIKLPDNLIASTAQINNLILVTRNIKDFENLDIKVVNIF
- a CDS encoding major outer membrane protein; this encodes MKKIAKLSLVAAVAVAGFSTANAQPLEEAIKNVEVSGSVVYRYNDENNDTAVDKNSDTNNNYKVALNLSSKVNEDVKFNSRFVIAKPNGSDSDFAKLNTQTEADANPEVRLSHAYFGYTGIANTTVNVGKQGLTTPWTVAIDSDGGEQNGTGILALSTVGPVTLAAAYFNQTNLDTTAAKGLLVTGNVGANDIVTVGAIADLDVVTLDAWYLDLAETFDSYTIGAKADLDLSGIKLGVDARYASLSLDDRAQVVSGLKEDNSIAKIALTAKAGIVNGKLAYAMTDKDGGLTALDNDANTTLLGWNLNANGKADADYWQAVVGVDVLSNLNLSANYGNIEYKEGTDKVEGEEIYAQLTYKMSKNLSTYVRYGLLTIDETSAAGVKNEITDGTVGRLQVEYTF